A section of the Alistipes sp. ZOR0009 genome encodes:
- a CDS encoding lipid II:glycine glycyltransferase FemX, whose translation MLTAICSKSTEQLFKTSIVQQTAFWSVVKEMMGVNTIALNFKINRSHLDNDHQSLGSIESDILVVVQQVDSLYSIAYVPYGPELEPREDLQGTFLEELSECLRSHLPKNCIMIRYDLCWESYWAKDSSFYDENGLWNGPPAHTTQELRFNMNTIGWNFRKAQGNILPSNTIYLDLHKEPSAMLDAMKPKTRYNIGLSERKGVTVRSIGIEQIDVWYALYQETAARNGIYLHDIEYFRAVLMAKANSTQSPAEVLLLVAEAESTPLAALFLVMTGSRGSYLYGASSSRGRNVMATYALQWAAIRIAREKGCTEYDMFGVAPRPEPSHPLYGLYRFKTGFGGNLFHSMGCWDYPLIGDMYTYYTSLELKGQGYHVS comes from the coding sequence ATGCTTACAGCTATTTGCAGCAAGAGCACTGAGCAGCTCTTCAAGACGTCCATTGTTCAGCAAACCGCCTTTTGGTCGGTGGTAAAGGAGATGATGGGGGTTAACACCATTGCGCTAAACTTTAAGATCAACCGGTCGCACCTCGACAACGACCACCAAAGCCTTGGTAGCATAGAATCGGACATTCTGGTGGTGGTACAGCAGGTAGACAGCCTGTACTCGATTGCCTACGTACCCTACGGACCAGAACTCGAGCCGCGAGAAGATCTACAGGGAACCTTTCTGGAGGAGCTCTCGGAGTGCTTACGCTCGCATCTTCCTAAAAATTGTATTATGATTCGCTACGACCTGTGCTGGGAGTCGTACTGGGCCAAGGATAGCAGCTTTTACGACGAGAACGGGCTGTGGAACGGTCCGCCAGCGCATACGACGCAGGAGCTACGCTTTAACATGAACACCATCGGGTGGAACTTCCGCAAGGCACAAGGGAATATACTCCCCTCGAATACCATTTACTTGGACCTGCACAAGGAACCTTCGGCCATGCTCGACGCCATGAAGCCAAAAACGCGCTACAACATTGGGCTGTCGGAGCGCAAGGGGGTTACGGTGCGCTCGATAGGCATTGAGCAGATCGATGTTTGGTATGCGCTATACCAAGAGACAGCCGCGCGAAACGGCATTTACCTGCACGACATCGAATACTTTAGGGCGGTACTTATGGCCAAGGCCAACAGCACGCAATCGCCCGCCGAGGTGCTGCTGCTGGTTGCGGAAGCGGAATCGACACCGCTTGCAGCACTCTTTTTGGTGATGACAGGCAGCCGAGGCTCGTACTTGTACGGTGCATCGTCGAGCCGAGGACGAAACGTGATGGCAACATACGCGCTACAGTGGGCTGCCATACGTATTGCCCGCGAAAAGGGGTGTACCGAGTACGATATGTTTGGTGTAGCGCCACGTCCGGAGCCTTCGCATCCGCTTTACGGCCTTTACCGCTTTAAGACGGGCTTTGGAGGGAACCTATTTCACTCGATGGGCTGCTGGGATTACCCGCTTATTGGCGATATGTACACCTACTACACCTCGCTGGAGCTTAAAGGGCAGGGATACCATGTTAGCTAG
- a CDS encoding Tim44 domain-containing protein → MTTKLKFRLLALLPVLVISVDAFARAGGGGGKGSGGIIGLIIWGVYTLIISVILFFKVGKSRKVIKESAQQDSFWNFEQMRDNAKKVFFRMQDAWMERNIEKVKDIVTPSLYEDYSLQLELMKRNGEKNIVSGIFVSDVRIIGCEDYLDNSQDAYVAHIKGELLDYTVDEKSGSITKNPKKERESFTDTYHFIRKDNKWLLDSIDNKVSIWDVLKARNYHEENC, encoded by the coding sequence ATGACAACTAAATTAAAATTTAGACTTTTAGCGTTATTACCAGTTCTAGTTATTAGTGTAGACGCCTTTGCTCGTGCCGGAGGCGGAGGAGGCAAGGGATCGGGAGGCATAATTGGGCTAATCATTTGGGGAGTATATACGCTAATTATCTCCGTTATCCTATTCTTTAAGGTTGGTAAAAGCCGTAAGGTAATCAAGGAAAGCGCCCAGCAAGATTCTTTCTGGAATTTTGAGCAAATGAGGGATAACGCCAAGAAGGTGTTTTTTAGAATGCAGGACGCCTGGATGGAACGAAATATCGAAAAAGTAAAGGATATAGTTACTCCAAGCCTATACGAAGACTACAGCTTGCAGCTCGAGCTCATGAAACGGAATGGCGAAAAAAATATCGTATCCGGTATCTTCGTATCCGATGTCAGGATAATTGGTTGCGAAGACTACTTGGATAATTCGCAAGACGCCTATGTGGCCCACATAAAAGGAGAGCTGCTCGATTATACGGTAGATGAAAAATCTGGCAGCATCACAAAGAATCCGAAGAAGGAGCGCGAGAGCTTTACCGATACCTACCATTTTATAAGGAAAGATAATAAGTGGCTGCTGGATAGCATTGACAATAAGGTAAGCATTTGGGATGTCTTAAAGGCCCGAAACTACCACGAAGAGAATTGCTAG
- a CDS encoding DUF3137 domain-containing protein, which produces MRPEIENIQNEFVAQYPELELIRKKSYVYDIVCKVLIGVGVLVVFSCIIDGSGFYAFLSFFGLIAFALLVHHLTISRLDYEKYFNSKKSVFVERVIKLIDSSFEYIPETIPYEDLHNTELFKEKWLKEGKVNVRDYIKGTYRGVQTSIVELNFGQKGDVQAGTNFKPSLLFIADFNKKILANTFVEDKTLERDQINNVMKGLKGENIVLENPEFEVLFRTISTDEVEARYIFSYSFMERLMEFKLSLKEKEKVYVSFSKSKVSILIYEKTIFEPNISKSILEDDSFSKFYTDILSILEIIDVLRLNENIWIQSAAHHSLYEDKAIGASCNS; this is translated from the coding sequence ATGAGACCTGAAATAGAAAATATTCAAAATGAGTTTGTTGCTCAATATCCTGAATTGGAATTAATAAGAAAAAAATCGTATGTATATGATATCGTCTGTAAGGTCTTAATTGGAGTTGGAGTGCTGGTCGTATTTTCTTGTATTATAGATGGATCAGGGTTTTATGCTTTTTTGTCTTTTTTTGGACTTATCGCTTTTGCTTTGCTTGTGCACCACTTAACAATAAGTAGGTTGGATTATGAGAAGTATTTTAATAGCAAGAAAAGTGTATTTGTCGAACGTGTGATAAAGCTTATCGATAGTTCTTTTGAATATATACCAGAAACGATTCCGTACGAAGATTTGCATAATACTGAACTTTTCAAGGAAAAGTGGCTCAAAGAAGGAAAAGTTAATGTAAGAGATTATATAAAAGGGACCTATCGTGGTGTTCAAACAAGTATAGTAGAGCTCAATTTTGGCCAAAAAGGCGATGTGCAAGCGGGTACAAATTTTAAACCCTCTTTACTGTTTATTGCCGATTTTAATAAAAAGATATTGGCCAACACATTTGTTGAAGATAAAACGCTAGAGCGAGATCAGATTAACAATGTCATGAAAGGACTTAAGGGAGAAAATATTGTTCTTGAAAATCCAGAGTTTGAAGTGCTATTTAGAACAATATCAACCGATGAAGTAGAGGCTCGCTACATATTTTCCTACTCATTTATGGAGAGGCTTATGGAGTTTAAACTTTCTTTAAAAGAAAAGGAGAAAGTATATGTATCTTTTTCAAAAAGTAAAGTTTCTATTCTTATTTATGAGAAAACTATTTTTGAACCTAACATTTCTAAATCAATACTCGAGGATGATTCTTTTAGCAAATTTTATACAGATATTCTCTCTATTCTAGAAATTATTGATGTGTTAAGGTTGAATGAAAATATTTGGATTCAGAGTGCAGCGCATCATAGTCTTTACGAGGATAAAGCTATAGGAGCCTCTTGCAATAGTTAA